The DNA window AGCCGGTGATTTGATTGCGGTTTCAGGGATGGAAGATATCAACGTTGGTGAAACTGTAGCTGATGCAGAACACCCTGAAGCAATCACTCCATTACGGATTGATCCACCTACATTACAAATGACTTTCCGGACCAACGATTCTCCATTTGCTGGTCGTGAAGGTAAATTTGTTACTGCCCGTCAGCTTGAAGATCGTTTGAAGCGTGAAATGCAAACTGATGTGTCATTAAGGGTTGAAGATACTGATGACCCAGGTGCATGGACTGTTTCAGGTCGTGGGGAATTACACCTTTCTATCTTGATCGAAACTTTACGTCGTGAAGGATATGAATTATCTGTATCACGTCCACAAGTTATTTACCGTGAAATTGATGGAGTAATGAGTGAACCATTTGAAGAAGTTCAAATCGATACTCCAGATGAATACACCGGTTCAGTTATTGATAGCCTTTCTAAACGTAAGGGTGAAATGAAGAATATGGAACCAGGCGAAAATGGTCAAACTCGTCTTATCTTCTTAGCACCATCACGTGGTTTGATTGGATACTCAACTGAATTTATGACTATGACCCGTGGTTACGGAATCATGAGCCATACCTTTGAAAAATATGCACCAGTTATCAAGAACTGGAACCCTGGTCGTCAAAAGGGTACTCTTGTGTCCATGAATGCTGGTAAGGCTACTACTTACGCAATGATGGGTATCGAAAGTCGTGGTCAATTATTAATTGATCCAGGTACGGAAGTTTACGAAGGTATGATCGTTGGTGAAAACAGTCGTGAAAATGATATTACTGTTAACATCACCAAGGGTAAGAACTTAACGAACGTTCGTGCTGCTGGTTCCGATGAAATGGCTCACATTAAGACCCCTACTCACTTCTCCCTTGAAGAATCACTCGAATTCTTAAATGAAGATGAATACTGTGAAGTAACTCCAGAAAATATCCGTTTACGGAAGAAGACCCTTAACACAAATGCCCGTGAAAAGGAAGCTAAGCGTCGTCGTGCTGCTTCACGGAAGTAAATATTTAAAAAAGCTTGGGAGGCTAACTAGCTTTCCGAGCTTTTTTTTGTTGTATAATAATGATTGTATTTTGTTTTTAGGTAGGTGCACTTTGTGAAGAAAAAGAAATTAAGATTCCGTAAGATTCGTTCTGTATGGAATAACGTCCGCTACCTTGATTATTATATTTTAGTTCCTTATCTTGCTTTATGTTTAGTAGGAATTGTAATGGTCTATTCAGCGAGTGCTTCCATTGAAATGCAAAATGGTGGAACTCCATTAGGATATTTAGTAAAACAAACAATCTATGTTGTAATGGGAGTTGCAGTAATGGCATTTACGGCAAATTATCCTTTG is part of the Limosilactobacillus reuteri genome and encodes:
- the typA gene encoding translational GTPase TypA, which translates into the protein MKTRDDIRNIAIIAHVDHGKTTLVNEMLKQSDTLPEHFSIEDRAMDTNAIERERGITILSKNTAVKYDNHQINILDTPGHADFGGEVERVMKMVDGVLLVVDAFEGTMPQTRFVLKKALEQHLTPIVVINKVDRKGARPEEVVDEVLDLFIELGADEDQLDFPVVYTSAMNGTSSYDSDVSTQEHTMKPLFDTIIKTIPAPVDNSDEPLQFQVAILDYNDFVGRIGIGRVFRGKIKVGDNVTLMKLDGSKKNFRVTKLFGFFGLKRLEINEAEAGDLIAVSGMEDINVGETVADAEHPEAITPLRIDPPTLQMTFRTNDSPFAGREGKFVTARQLEDRLKREMQTDVSLRVEDTDDPGAWTVSGRGELHLSILIETLRREGYELSVSRPQVIYREIDGVMSEPFEEVQIDTPDEYTGSVIDSLSKRKGEMKNMEPGENGQTRLIFLAPSRGLIGYSTEFMTMTRGYGIMSHTFEKYAPVIKNWNPGRQKGTLVSMNAGKATTYAMMGIESRGQLLIDPGTEVYEGMIVGENSRENDITVNITKGKNLTNVRAAGSDEMAHIKTPTHFSLEESLEFLNEDEYCEVTPENIRLRKKTLNTNAREKEAKRRRAASRK